A window of Castanea sativa cultivar Marrone di Chiusa Pesio chromosome 1, ASM4071231v1 contains these coding sequences:
- the LOC142611481 gene encoding uncharacterized protein LOC142611481 produces the protein MTAVLECPMPSKFRLPQLEPFDELKDPLDHLNTFKTTLGLQQHPDEIQCRSFPTTLKGAAREWFAKLPMSSIDNFEQLGNSFLRHFAMGQHPRRPANHLLTIKQGEKETLRLYMKHFTQETLEVDEANDKVQLTTFKAGLKSREFMVSLAKNPSKTMAEMLLKAQKYMNAEDALAAIEDVEKSKERDRKEDDWRGQKREQTNCQNTDGSKRKDDKTPRMIKFTHLVMHVDKILAQIKDEHYLKWPRPLHLSPNVRDKKKYCRFHKDHDDYT, from the coding sequence ATGACGGCTGTCCTGGAATGTCCCATGCCATCAAAGTTTCGTCTACCTCAACTCGAGCCATTCGATGAGCTAAAAGACCCTCTAGATCACCTTAATACTTTCAAGACAACCCTAGGTCTCCAGCAGCACCCTGACGAGATACAgtgtcgttccttccctacCACTCTCAAAGGAGCAGCAAGGGAGTGGTTCGCGAAGTTACCAATGTCGTCCATCGACAACTTCGAGCAATTAGGTAACTCCTTCTTACGCCACTTTGCCATGGGACAACACCCGAGAAGGCCAGCAAACCACTTACTTACCATCAAGCAAGGAGAAAAGGAGACCCTAAGGTTGTACATGAAGCACTTCACTCAAGAAACTTTGGAGGTCGACGAAGCTAATGACAAGGTACAACTAACAACCTTTAAAGCTGGTTTAAAGTCAAGGGAGTTCATGGTCTCACTCGCGAAGAATCCCTCAAAgacgatggcagagatgctCCTAAAGGCgcagaagtacatgaacgctGAAGATGCCTTAGCAGCAATAGAAGATGTAGAGAAGTCCAAGGAAAGGGATAGAAAGGAAGACGATTGGAGAGGACAAAAAAGAGAACAGACAAATTGTCAGAATACTGATGGGAGTAAAAGGAAAGATGATAAAACCCCTCGAATGATAAAATTCACTCATTTAGTTATGCATGTTGATAAAATCTTAGCACAGATCAAAGATGAGCATTACCTCAAATGGCCGAGACCGCTGCACTTGTCACCCAATGTACGTGACAAAAAGAAATACTGCCGTTTCCACAAGGATCATGACGACTAcacataa